CGGCTGATCATGCTGAGGAACAGCCGGGACTAGTCAGGGAAGGCGCGCTAGGCGCTCGCGCAGCAGGTGATCGAAGTCGAGCTCGAGGGCTTCAGCCCTGCGAGACCATGTCCTTCAACTCTTTCGACACCTTGAACACCGGCACTTTGCGGGGCGGGACGGGAACGGCTTCGCCGGTGCGCGGGTTACGAGCGATTCGTGACTTGCGATCCTTCACTCGGAAAGTCCCGAACCCACGAATCTCGATGTGGTGGCCATTGGAAAGGGCGCGGGCGACGGCGTTCAGAAACGAGTCGACGGTCTCGGCGACGTCCTTCTTGGTGAGACCGGTCCGCTCCGCAATCTGATCCACAATGTCGGCTTTGGTCATCTCCACCTCCTGCCGGGACTTGTGGGCCCCACGGGGGCTCAGGTCCAAGCGACCATTCGCAGGCTAACAATCCACTGAAAAACCTGTCAATCAGTTTTTGGACAAGGCGTTGCGCGATTCTGGCCCTCTCCTCAGCCCGGCGCCTCTCCGAGGGCTCGCCGGCGGGCCTCCTCGATCGGGTGGCGAGCCGACGCATCGACCATCTCCTTCAGACGGACGCTGCCCCGGGCCTGCTCGCTCTGCCACTCCCGAGCGAAGGCTCCGGAGCGGATCTCGTCGAGGATCGCCGCCATCTGCTCGCGGGATTCCGGACCGATCACCCGCGATCCCCGGGTGAGATCGCCGAACAGCGCGGTGCCGCTGATGCCCCGGCGCATGCCGGCGACGCCGCGCTCGTGGAGCAGATCGGCCAGGTACTTGAGCTGGTGAACACATTCGAGATACGCGATCTCGGGCGCGTAGCCACGCGCCGTCAGTGTTTCGAAGGCCGCGGTCACCAGCGCATTCATGCCGCCGCACAACACCACCTGCTCGCCGAAGAGATCCACCTC
The Candidatus Eisenbacteria bacterium genome window above contains:
- a CDS encoding HU family DNA-binding protein, whose product is MTKADIVDQIAERTGLTKKDVAETVDSFLNAVARALSNGHHIEIRGFGTFRVKDRKSRIARNPRTGEAVPVPPRKVPVFKVSKELKDMVSQG